The Toxorhynchites rutilus septentrionalis strain SRP chromosome 3, ASM2978413v1, whole genome shotgun sequence genome includes a region encoding these proteins:
- the LOC129776713 gene encoding gastrula zinc finger protein XlCGF57.1-like yields MEEIPLQNGHTATIIDMDFCRLCLCRNGVDLMSVFSENITARGEEPLSVKIHRFFDVQINETDLLSTQICKQCLQQTENFLMFRENCIRNDRKLRELIAVPEPAQECSFKHEERIIEDDQDVGEADEEEDPPETIVVDPTKDYESSNQSLQEIFSDEEENEDEPVLDELIDESVQVATMNESSEDLLDENKLKKLVHMCKYCDVAFAMHNACHVHETQDHDLLAPYACQFCEFKTANRNILINHIKDVHGIDRPYICIQCNKGFHRRSDLKKHTFVHSGVRPFACQVCGKSFSRNTNLTKHLRIHSGFKPHICNTCPRSFANKADLVRHQNIHMSLGKQFSCSKCNNTYARKDKLLSHERVCFAKHQLQQQQQQHHITQIMTTIPIGTASATMTQAAFDAENMVIALDPYHEIDQVTTEDDPGILNAAPVSAISAFSNISLPLSQSSSKLFSCQKCPKKFLSKNTLHTHQLTHSDVRNYRCHTCDKKFIRKRELDRHLTAVHSNHKPFECKQCSKRFSRKDKLLRHERVHREDKFFSCVSCDAKFLRKEALSVHSKIHCTASIRDDPADVIIMLDEQDQLLKSMEHMLSYSADDLEVSALAPSLM; encoded by the exons ATGGAAGAGATTCCGCTTCAGAATGGCCACACAGCGACAATCATCGATATGGACTTTTGTCGGCTTTGTCTATGTCGGAACGGCGTTGATTTGATGAGTGTATTCAGCGAGAACATCACTGCACGGGGGGAAGAGCCGTTGAGTGTGAAAATACATCGCTTTTTCGATGTACAG ATCAATGAGACGGATCTTCTGTCCACTCAGATATGCAAGCAATGTTTACAACAGACAGAAAACTTTTTGATGTTTCGCGAGAACTGCATTCGGAATGATCGGAAACTTCGGGAGCTAATTGCGGTACCTGAACCAGCACAGGAGTGCTCTTTTAAACacgaagaacgaattattgaggATGATCAAGACGTTGGTGAGGCAGATGAGGAAGAAGACCCTCCAGAAACGATAGTGGTCGATCCGACAAAGGATTACGAGAGTTCCAATCAAAGTTTGCAGGAGATTTTTTCCGACGAGGAAGAGAACGAAGATGAACCAGTGCTGGACGAACTGATTGATGAAAGTGTGCAGGTGGCAACAATGAACGAGTCTTCAGAAGATTTGTTAGATGAAAATAAGCTCAAGAAGTTGGTGCATATGTGCAAGTATTGTGATGTAGCTTTCGCCATGCATAACGCTTGCCACGTTCATGAAACCCAGGATCACGATCTGCTGGCGCCGTATGCTTGTCAATTTTGTGAATTCAAGACCGCGAACAGAAATATTCTTATCAACCATATCAAAGATGTACACGGCATCGATAGACCGTATATTTGCATTCAATGCAACAAAGGCTTCCATCGCAGGTCGGATCTCAAGAAGCACACTTTTGTACACAGCGGAGTGAGGCCCTTCGCATGTCAAGTTTGTGGGAAAAGTTTCTCGAGAAACACAAATCTGACGAAGCATTTGAGAATTCACTCTGGTTTCAAGCCGCACATTTGCAACACTTGCCCGAG GTCTTTTGCCAACAAAGCGGACTTAGTTCGACACCAAAACATCCACATGTCGCTGGGGAAACAGTTTTCTTGCAGCAAGTGCAATAATACATACGCACGAAAAGACAAGCTCCTAAGCCACGAGAGAGTCTGCTTCGCCAAGCATCAActacagcagcaacaacaacaacatcataTAACACAAATCATGACAACCATTCCAATAGGAACCGCCAGTGCAACGATGACCCAGGCTGCGTTCGACGCTGAAAACATGGTAATAGCATTAGATCCGTACCATGAAATCGACCAAGTCACCACCGAGGACGATCCTGGGATTCTGAACGCAGCTCCGGTTTCCGCCATTTCAGCGTTCTCCAATATATCGCTCCCGCTAAGCCAATCCTCATCTAAGCTGTTTTCCTGTCAGAAATGCCCCAAGAAATTCCTCTCGAAAAACACCCTTCACACCCACCAGCTGACACATTCGGACGTTCGGAACTATCGTTGTCACACCTGCGACAAGAAGTTCATCCGCAAGCGGGAGCTCGATCGCCATCTGACGGCGGTTCACAGCAACCACAAACCGTTCGAGTGCAAACAGTGCTCCAAGCGGTTCTCGCGCAAAGACAAACTGTTGCGCCACGAGCGAGTCCATCGGGAGGATAAATTCTTCTCGTGCGTTTCGTGCGATGCCAAATTCCTCCGCAAGGAGGCACTCTCGGTGCACTCGAAAATCCACTGCACCGCCTCGATCCGGGACGATCCGGCGGATGTGATAATTATGCTCGACGAGCAGGATCAACTGCTGAAAAGCATGGAACATATGCTGTCGTACTCGGCGGACGATCTGGAGGTTAGCGCACTGGCGCCCTCGCTAATGTGA